In Bacteroidales bacterium, the DNA window TAATAATTATTAATGTCTGAACCTTTAGCTCATGGAATTACGAAGTAATCAACGAAACTAACTTAATTTTTCTTGGTAAATGTATTTGAATAATAATAAATTATTTCTATTTTTGCGAGCTAAAATATTTATAATAACTAAAAATTTAAAAAAGTATGACCAATAATTATGAAACCGTTTTCATTGTAAATCCCGTTTTGTCTGTTTCACAGATGAAGGAAACGGTTAAAAAATACAAAAAAATTATTACCGATGGAGGAGGTAAAATTGTTTATGAGGATGATTGGGGGTTAAGAAAACTTGCCTACCCTATTCAAAAAAAATCTACAGGTTTTTATTACCTTATAGAATTTAAAGTCGAAGGT includes these proteins:
- a CDS encoding 30S ribosomal protein S6 codes for the protein MTNNYETVFIVNPVLSVSQMKETVKKYKKIITDGGGKIVYEDDWGLRKLAYPIQKKSTGFYYLIEFKVEGELIKNLEVEFKRDERIMRFLTIKMEKYAVIYSEKKRNIIKEKVKEE